The Anastrepha obliqua isolate idAnaObli1 chromosome 5, idAnaObli1_1.0, whole genome shotgun sequence DNA window AAgccctgtcaaaagcttttgcaatatccaggtagacagctatgcagaaccttttatttttcatatcttttaatattttgtttataactccgTAGActtgttgcacagttgaatgctgtcgtttaaatccgaattgatggcttggtattatatttttaatgttaaataaataattaaatacttgGCGCGTAGACTTCtgttcggtgtttggccgagttccttctcctatttgtggcgtgcgtcttgatgttgttccccaaaggGTGTTAAATGTGATTGTTTCATTTCCAAGCACTAATATCAATCGCTGCGCATTTAAAATTGACCATTGCTATGTCAAAAGTGACTGTAAATGCGGGTGCATCATTTATTTATCATGCTTCATTTTGTTGCATTTGAacaatatcatttttttaaccaaaatacatgactatatgaaattaaaaaagaatagaaagaaacataataattttgaagtaatatatttacaagATTTTAACTTAATATTTCCATATGTCATTGTTGCATCATTTTGGCTGTGAGCCACCGTACTTCACGCTCAACTCTGCAAAAGCACATTTCATTGAGCTCATACAGATGACTTGgtctttaaaattattaaaataaaatataaatgagaCTTATAAAATGTATTCTAATAGAATCTCATTTCATTCAAATTCTTTCTCAATAGCCAAAATAAAGGCTTTTCAGTTCTAAATGCTTGGCAGCACTATGCAACAcccacacaaaaaaatattgtaagctTGGCAGCATTCCACCAAACATCAGCTGTTTCAGTTAGCTTgcactttaattaattttgattttctcAATTATAAAATGAATAGCCGTTGTTAAAAAGTGTCTGAAAGCTACACGGAAATGAGTTAGgcagagaaagagaaaaaaaaaaatgttatcagcAAAACTAAATTGTGCTGTCACGAAGACGCCGCGCTTGTAGAAAAAAAGTGCTTTCATAGTACCAACTACGGAAATCGTGATAAGTTGAATACTGTTAAACTAAAGGAGTTGGTATTGTTTAATCAGTAACTCGTACCGAGCTacactaaaattcaaaaatgagcATAAATTGGCGTGAACTTTTTCCAACAAAACTCACATTCGTCATATTTTTGCTCTACATATCGCTGTTCATCGGTCAGGGTATGTTTATGATAAAATGGTGTTGAAGTGAatgttatatgttatgttatttacaTGGGTATTAAAATTACATTACAGGAATTTTCGTAACCGCTTCACAGGAAGCCAACAACTCGTACAGCTATAACACGGTGACCGTGGTTTTACTCACCGAAGTACTGAAGCTGCTGGTTTCTGCTAGTTTATATTGCAGAGAGTAAGTATTGACGTTATGAATTCGTTACCATTTTCGGttggtaaataaataagtatcttaatatatatgttttctataaatcagaaaaaatttgaCCAGTCTGCTACGCGATGTGCGAAAGGATTCCAATGTCATGATGCTGTACTTTGTGCCCGCGTTTCTCTATTGTCTCTACAATAACTTGGCTTTTGTCAACTTGTCTACATTCGATCCAACTACATATTATCTGCTGTTGCAGCTACGTGTTGTGATTACTGGGGTACTATTTCAGGTTAGTGTACAGCTTTTTACATTTTCCACTTTCCGATTACTGATTTATGCAGATTGATTTTCGGAATAttcgcaaaatattttatttatgtatgtacgtgtgcaaGCATTTTCCGTTGCAGACtttgtacaaatacatacactcCACATAGCTTTTGGATAAACCATCTGTGTTTGCGAATACAATAAATATGgtacttttatatgcatacacgtTTTATCAAAATCATTCATGTTATTTGCTTACCCTCAAATAATTAGTATGGTttattaaccctccgttggacacctctTTTAAATCCATCGATTGGGCACCCGGGTCCGACCTTCTTTCGTGCTATTCGAGgaacctttttaaaaggttatatccataaatcgacagaaaattattatttttttttatttaggaagctacctagaAGCTCAAATTGTtaactataatagaaatatgctaaattcacgtccaaagtcgaaaaagtctggccagaTCCGGAGTGTTAATCTTGATGCCTCATTAACGCAGTACATTTATTGTGTGAATACTATTTTATGAGTCTCGTGAAATgttaacaaattgaaaaaatttaagctgCTGATGTTGGTCTAGAAACGGCACAATTTCATGCATAGAGCGTCAAATCTCAGTTATGAATTGTATTGGGATAAGAAAAGTAGTCTAACTTATTTCCCTttattaagggggaagtctactgtgacaagggaaaaaacaggcttattttccggattttatttctaacaaaatattgctcgtacataaaatctatttaaactctcttgaaattttttttctttttttttgcctaaaattgatgttactattgtttataacaatttaacaaataacgatatcaaaaaaatcctatgtcagacgagagacactattacagagaatatataattaaatttttaagctgattcatttatcagaactcgagatatcgtgtacaccgtaagaaaagcggacctgcgcttgcagaagtgccacagcggccattttgaatattttgacttaaaatttttttttcaaaaacttaaatatataataaagataagagtttaaatagattttatgtacgagcaatattttgttagaaataaaatccgaaaaataagcctgttttttcccttgtcacagtagacttcccccttaaggcAAGTCATCTAGCTATCATCTCTGCTAGCCAACAGTCCACTAACATCTTATCAAAATTTACAGCCAGTTTATGATTTATTGTCAATGTATAGCGCATTCACGGATTAACAACATTCGGTATATCCAATAccagaaaattagaaattttattagTGAATTACcgtcataaaattaataaaaaaaaaaaacaattacactTCTgtaaggtgtttggccgaggtgtttgatcttgttgttgtttcacaacTAGTTTTATgccgaatggcaaatatttttatgaggagctttttcatcgaGCTCTGCCATTACCTGTTGAGGGGCGGCCGATATTAGGGAAAACTTATTCTATTATTTGCTGTTTCATGGCCACTGGTTCGGACCTatacactcccgaatggtagtcacgcaccaacccattcggctacgtcgggAATTACTGCCATAAAATTAATACaccttaaaaatatgtacatatgtatatacaggctgttaatattttcttttaattataccATCATTTctagataatttttaaaaaatacttgaCCTGCCGTCAATGGATATCGCTTTTATTACTCACCTGCGGTTGCATGTTGAAGCAAATTGATTTGAACAAATTCTATGGGGATACAAATGATGATAGTGAGGCTGCTGCAGTGCAACAGGTCACTCTAAATGTGACTAACGCCTTTTCGCCGAAGGTGAGCGGGAAAAATATGAACGGTTTCGACCTCAGCCTTAGCGCTCTACTTATACTGGCACAAACGATATTTTCCTGTCTCGCTGGCGTCTACAATGAATATTTGCTAAAGGACAAAGGCGTTGATGTGAACATATTCGTGcagaatgtatttatgtatattgatTCGATTGTATGTAATGCCTTAATACTGTTGGTGAATGGCCAGTTGGTGGGCGCATTCACAACGCAGAGTCTACGCACCATTTGgcgttttaatgttattattataatagtaAACAATGCTGCCATCGGTATAGTcacgagcttctttttgaaataCATGAATTCTATTGTGAAAACTTTTGCAAGCGCTTTAGAGTTAATGTTTACCGCCGTACTCTGCTATTTTCTCTTCGCTATACCAATTTATATTAACACAGCACTGGCTATTGCGGTCGTATCgtttgcaatttatttatattcgcaAAGTCCCGTTGTGAATACAGGTAAAATTCGACCTTTGACTAGCCTGCGAGAAGCGTCACAAGATAAGCGTATGCTGCTCAATTCCGATGATGAAACGGATTTGGAAATGGATATAGTGTAGCGAGTGGAATTGTTGTAGTAGACAGCATTTGAAGGCCCAAATCACTGGCTTAAATCTAACGAATGAGACCAGTGATAGTGTTAGTGTACATTTAAATTAAACCATAAGATATTAAAATATCAccttaagttttctttattatattatatatatgtatataaagctTTATTACGACAATGTTCAGCGTATAAAActactttacaaacaaaaaaaaaaaacaaatttcaggtTCGGTTCTACATTTGTTAAATGAAATTAGACGTTACGTCTGCACATGTTGGGGTATTGGAATCCTAGTGTATATTCGAAATATAGTTGGTCTCACATCAAATCTCATAGGCTGATAGTTATGATTTGTCATATACCTACAGATTATATTcgaaagtatttttataaatatcctACAataagatatatgtacatacacgagTTTgaccgaaataaataaaataaaatcgaaaatgttaCCAAACAGTAATTACTTACTTGGAAATCTAGACAAACGTAACTTTGTCATGGTTGGAATTCAAAACATTAATTTCCTGATATTTATAGAAAACAATTCATTGAATATTTTTGGCTAATCCACAAAATTTCGgggatgtttttaaaaataatttgtacctAGTATAAGCTTACAATTGTTTATACATAGTAACGCGTTttaagtcaaaaataaaaattcaaaatcctACAGtacattaatataaaaaaaaattgccgccATCCGATTGCTGCTGACATTTCCAACCCGCATTTCATGTGTTTTCTTTCCTTATTTGTTTGGCCTGCAATTGTCTGCCAACTTCTCAAACACCGTATTATGAAATTGATGATAGTCGCGACAAGATTCCAAATGTTCATCCATTGTTCCCATCGGCACCAAATGTGTTGCATTGTACATGCACTGGTCCAGCGGCGGCCCACGATAATTTTTGCGGCACTTCATCATATGACCCGGCATACGATAACGGATAATTTGATGTGACTTATTGTAAGGGCACAGAATAAATTCTTCTTCGTTCATTTTCGTGTCTTAGTAATTaggaaataatagaaatatgtatacccaaacaaaaaattgaaattaatgtaGAACGCGCTTTTACATTGAAATGCAAGATGATTTCGTTCAAGAGTTGCCAGGTCATGAAGTTACCGGCAATCCAGTGCTAGTGCTGCCAACTTCAATACAAGAAGGTTTAAGCTGCACACTAACGTTTAATGATATCGCACGACTGCGTTGTACGCCTGGTCGAAAGGCTCCACTAGCATTCAAGTATTGGCATTCTATTTTACAACAaacataatttttgcattttaaatagtaataaaaaacacaaataaagaaTACGCAATTGTTACAGATGGTCTAGCACTCGTTGTTAATATACGCAAAgtaatttgtggaacaacatcgagacatACGCAACAAATAGGAGGGCGAGCTCGgtcagaaagggtgtacgcgcctattatatatatgtatataattaggaaataatatatatatatataattaaacgGAAGTAAATCAGCATGCACTAAGAAGTAATAATGCTAAGAAAAtagattaattttaaaactggtcattataaactacatatgaaatttaaaatgaaaaacatggGCCGCATGTAATGGCCTCTGGTGACGCTCCAGCATACTTGTCCAgcaggcttatatgtgtgcgtgtcgcgtgcttgacgctaatatctcaaatttttgattttcatcatgcaaaagccgacaacaagtatgtgtaacacgaagcaagtacgagtgtcacccgacacgcacacatataagcctgcTGGGCAAGCATGCTGGAGCGTTACCAGAGGCCATAAGAGActtaaattcatataaaaagtgATGTATACACAATCTCGATTGCTAAAGGTCGATCTAAAATTATTAGTCGCGCAGTAAAAATTGTCAGTCAAAGTAAACGATATGCGATTGCGATCAAACTAAAAATTCTGCTAATTATCGGCCGTCTACTGGATGGCAAAACGCTTCTCTAATTGCGCACACCACACCGACTATTCAGTTGGCCAACGTTTCGCACGCACAGAAAAATAGTGCCaaaccattcactgaattttcacaaatttcttttatttgttttgtattggaaggggaactgacgtcagacttgtcaaaatcacgAAAATAAAGTAAGTGTTTTACGATGTTATGTTACTCAATTCGCAttgaggtataaccatacttGCTAggggcgaatcttgctcgataattttgttattggttTCAAATGCAAACTTTTTGATCAGAGTAGTGGCGAATAGAAGGTGACTAGTAATACTTTCcgataacatttttttgatcCACTGGCAGACGCGGAAATTTCTCAATTAGTCAGGTAATACCTATGAATGCAAACCTGTGGAAGCAATTGTCCGATGATGAACATGCCTATTCTCATTTTTACGGGTAGAGTAAATTTTGTTACTTATTTATAACATCCGTAATTGATTTGGTATTCAAGGGGAATGGttgcaatattttatgaatcAGTGGCAGCACCGCAtaatttaacaattaattaaGACGTcaaatttgcttttgaaatttcaaaaatcaaaacaaaagagTACGAAATAGCTGAAGCAGGGAGaatttaaactaaatacatttttttgttcagaaaaTATGCGCGAACTACAAAAGCAGTAATAAAAAGGTACCTGAAATTTGTTAATGATAATCCAcaaattacatataaaaattaatattaatataatatttggttatattttttaaatataggtaTAAACTTTAATGTGAGATAGCTGTTAATTTATGaggaatgtaaacaaaaatttcgacGAGAATGACAGCAAATGAACAAATTCAAACAACAAATTCTTTGTCATTCAAACCATCAAATCGCAAAAAAATCAGCTTTCTAGTAGCTTAATCCCACATGAACTAGACTTGGTTTTCATTTAAACCGTTTGAAAATAAACGGAACAACCCACTAATATGCTAACCTGCTGTACAACAAGCGAATGTTGGATATTTAGTGGTATGTATTTGagtgcaacaaaaataaatgctagAACTGGACATTCACCAAAGTGGCATAACTCAATTTGCCACTTTTCGTCAACTATGAACTAAATAACAGGGGTTTGAGGCGTTAAAATATAAGTTcccacaacagtcggttctTCGTTACAGGAACCACCAGGACTTACATCCGGCCAAAtgttgtcactccagcagcattcctcgtatatatGTGGCGAATACTTATGCATCAAATTCAAATCGAAATTATCAGCCAGCGCATAGTCGCTACACCATTGAACATTTCATATATACTTTTGCTGCAATGGTACTGCGCTTCATAGTAATTTAGGTTGCTCTGGTAGCCTAAGATCGACTTTAGTTCACATGCGAAGGACCTGTCAATCAACATTTCCTCCGTATTTTGGTTGATTAAATTACGAATAATTTagctatattttttaaaaagacgTTTAAGGGTAAAAAAAACTCCAAATTGGGCTTTGTTCTATGTTTAAAGTATATTTTCGCAAActctatattaattttttcaagtttactAATTTTCTGCTGCTTACTACTTATTTGCCAAATGCGTTTTCGCTTATACAATAGCCAATGGTTATTTTAGTTTTGCTAAATTTCAAGAAGTATCTGCATCTATTTGGCATCCTTGGCCTCCTTGGCGTTTTGTAAAGATTGTGTGATAAAAAGTTTGGCCAATGATTGCGAACAAAATTGTGATATATGCTGTGAATACGTATTAATTTGTCCCGAGGTAATGGTTGCATTGAGTCTAGGCGGCACAGGCAAAGGGCGGAACTGCTTCAGTACCTCCTCTTCTGGAATGGGCGACTCACCCTTAGCACTACGCAAAACATTCTCCGCAGCTTGCTTAGCCAAAGCACGATGCTTCTCCTATAACGAAATATTAGcgcaaattagtttttaaattgaCTTCAAACGTGTCATTTGCAATATTCACTTACCGTCTCTTGTTTGAACACTACTTGTTGATATTTGTTGTATCGTATCGATTCTTGGTATAGCTCATCAACACGTTCGATTAGACAACGCATGTGATTTTCCAACACCGAAGCTGTACCCAAATCCAAAAAGTTTTGGCCTTGCTCTTCTGGCAACATTTCACCCAATTCGCTCATCATTATATTGGTGAGTGGAGAATTCTTGATAACGATTGGTATTTCAACGAAAAGGCTTTCGTAGCCTACCTTCAAGTTGCGCAGAGCTTCAGGTGTAAAATCACCATCTTTATACATTTGTATGGCCTGTGGGGTTAATCGATAAGCTTTCAGACAGAGAAAACCACGTCCCGACTTTTGCGTGTCGTAGATGACTACAACCGACTCTTCAATGCTTGTCTGATAGTGGTACTGTGATTCGAGCAAGGCCATTGATAAGAAATTGCCCACATCCGAGCTTTGATACCAGCCAACATGGAAATGATCAACGTTGACACGACGTAAACGCCGCATCATGGTTAACTGATACATTTCCTCGTCCATTGTCTCATCGCCGCTTTTTGGGAAGGGGAAGCAATTGGTGATCTCCAAACACTTGTCAACGATCAAACCAAGCAAAGCGCCCTGCGCCAGATCCATATTGCTTGACTCTTCATGGCAATGCTTAACCATTTTCATCACagccttaaaataaataaaatgcatacattaataactgcactattgtgatattgcaaaaacaaaacaaattgctGCACACAATTGGCAACACTAGGCGCTCTGTCACCGCCCGTAAAAAGGTAAACGTGTGAAATTCTGACAACTGCTGCCGCAATCGACGAATTTTCACGTTGTTTCTTGCTAACACAGGAGCGTTTCCTAAGGTAATTTTAAGCGAATTAAGCCAAAAATAGCCTCCAGTTCAATTATTACTCACCAAGCCGTCACATTGTACATAATTAATGGTATTATCCACTTCTTCTTGACGAGCACGATTACCACCACGATTTGCCATTTTTACGTCAAATGCAAAAGAAAGTATATAGCTTTGTCACTAAGTTGGCTGCGATTGATATGTGACAAAGAAAAGTGATGCCAAATTTAGAGTATGGGTTTAAAGAGATGCCATAGCTTTTCGTAGTATATATTATAAGCGGTCCTCATTGCTTACTAATTGAGCAGAATTACCCCGTTTTATACGTTTTTTTATACTATATATCGGTAAAAGCGGAAATCGCAATAAACTTTAAACCGAGTAATTCATAAAAAAGCCAATTTcctattcatataatttttttctgtttgtaaaATCGACAGAAATTTTAGGAACCTACTTTGCTTTTAGAGTAAATGGCCGAtagttataaaaaagttaaacataaatttttacaattattgaaataaaatccgTGTAACTCTGTGATGGACAACTAAGGTTCTTTCTAATAGGGTTTTTAAATTTAGAATGAGaagaaagtaattttaaaatcttgaaaTCAAGCTTTAAGTGAATATTTTGCCATCAAGACTTGCGGTTTCGGCCACGTTCAGCCACAAATCTTGGATTCGTCATtccaaacatttatttaatttttttattaaaaatttgtatgaacttttagtttttgtaaaattgttcaGGAAAATCACATTTACGTAAATATGTTGAAGAATTTCCAGTTTAAAAAGAAGAGACAGTCGAAAACCCGTTGGTGTCAGCTTCTTTTTATTCCTCTGTATATACTTATTTGCATAGATAATCTTATTTGTTTGCTCCTCCgcattttgacaagtctgacgtcagctccctttccgatacaaaacaagcaaaagtaggaaaaactacatgtttgtgaaaattcagtgagtgacttggtaatattgtgatttgtgaaattaaaactaaTGAACACGAAGTGATGTGTGTAAAATtatgaaagcacaaattattataaagcctccaaatgcagttcgTTTGCGTTTAGTtgcttccattgctttcgcctaagAGGGCGCTCCAACAAGTCGAACTTTAATTTCCTTCAGctggttacaataatattcagaatttattgttttacccgTTTGAAAGtcatccacaaacaaaattacttTCGCATCCCTAAAAACTGGttctaacaccttcttggccgatttctagaCACGAACTcctttcggagccgaagaaccaggttcacaccactctttagcctcttgttctGATTTAGACGCATAAAATCCAGTTTATCCGTTTCAAAACGTTCTAAATGTTGCTAAGAAAGttcattcgaatgtgtttttgttccattgttagcgaatacggcacccattgtgcacaagctttctgaaacccaaaacTCCAgtcaaaatatcataaatttcctttgcttttacaaAGTTTTTGGAATGCTACCGAGCATTgtaccaaatatttttatatcgcTTTTGTATTCCATTTTACCTACCAAATACCAaactcttatatatatatatacacgcgcgtacacccttttgttttgggtgcttggccgagctccactcctattagtggtgtgcgtcttgatgttgttccacaaaaaaaaaaaaaaaatgctatcacTCAATAACTTATCGTAAGCTCTTTTATCGCAAGTATTTCTTATTAAGTATTGAGTGTTCACTTGTACGATTTGTTTACGCCGTATTTTGATTTGAGACTCCTAACCTTGAGATACAAAGCTTAGTTATTTATGGGTATATATtcgtatatgtatgaatgttaaggcactttttttttattccttgatatctcttgtcaaattaacaataaatacaatagtttgtacatgaaattatttatatagttaTATGAAGAAATATCGCTCTTAATCAGAGCATAGGGCAAAACAAACTCAGACCAACGTGAGCGATcttgtgcaatttttcgaatttcatgCCCGGAACATCTTGATTGGTATACCGCGAATGTTGATCGAATCCGAGTTGTTCGTGGTCGACCTCTTCTTCTGGAGCCTTGTGGATTCCATTCTAGGGCCATCTTTGCGATGTCATTGTCTTCTTGGCGTAAGGTGTGCCCAATCCAACGCCATTTCCTTTCTTTGATATCAGCTGCGATGGGCTTgcacattgaaatatttaaaagattttcgTTGGTGATAACTCTTGGCCGAAATATGCGGTTGATACTGCGCAGACATCTGTTGATAAATGTGTGTAGGCTATTGCATATGGTATCTGTGACTTTCCATGTCCagggcgtaaaggtcaaaataaaaatttccaacacttaaaatattttttgtttttttttttagtaaaaaattattattttttatattatatttccaaattataatttttatttactaaaaaggGATGATTAGTTTACCAAAGCTACACGGGAATCTGCCATTGCACGAAACAAAGCTGAAGGTATCTGCTGTCCGCTATTATTGTGTAAGCTTCGATTTTTGTTCTAGACTATTCATTTACAGTAGCGATTTATTTAGGAAGCGAGTTAGAGAAGACCCGCATTCGAAAGAGAAGGCTTCAAGCATAATAGTAGAGGTTTTTCGCATGCGTACTGCCTCTAGAGTAGTACCAGACTCGTGCACTGCTGCTAGAATTTTTGGATGCGGCCGGCTAAAAGAGCGAAAAAACCGGCTAACGAACGCGTGTTTTCGCAGCCTGGACAAATGGTCTATCGATCTTACAGTCTTATGGTTTCCCAAATACGGGGTATTGGAAAACCAGatttattgacgtgataacgtcttataattcgatttaacaggctgcacgcacgaaaaaatgtgtcgttaccttgctcattagtgttaccttgctcattgccgttaccttgctcatatgtc harbors:
- the LOC129247768 gene encoding eukaryotic translation initiation factor 3 subunit H; translation: MANRGGNRARQEEVDNTINYVQCDGLAVMKMVKHCHEESSNMDLAQGALLGLIVDKCLEITNCFPFPKSGDETMDEEMYQLTMMRRLRRVNVDHFHVGWYQSSDVGNFLSMALLESQYHYQTSIEESVVVIYDTQKSGRGFLCLKAYRLTPQAIQMYKDGDFTPEALRNLKVGYESLFVEIPIVIKNSPLTNIMMSELGEMLPEEQGQNFLDLGTASVLENHMRCLIERVDELYQESIRYNKYQQVVFKQETEKHRALAKQAAENVLRSAKGESPIPEEEVLKQFRPLPVPPRLNATITSGQINTYSQHISQFCSQSLAKLFITQSLQNAKEAKDAK
- the LOC129247954 gene encoding UDP-galactose transporter senju, whose product is MSINWRELFPTKLTFVIFLLYISLFIGQGIFVTASQEANNSYSYNTVTVVLLTEVLKLLVSASLYCREKNLTSLLRDVRKDSNVMMLYFVPAFLYCLYNNLAFVNLSTFDPTTYYLLLQLRVVITGVLFQIIFKKYLTCRQWISLLLLTCGCMLKQIDLNKFYGDTNDDSEAAAVQQVTLNVTNAFSPKVSGKNMNGFDLSLSALLILAQTIFSCLAGVYNEYLLKDKGVDVNIFVQNVFMYIDSIVCNALILLVNGQLVGAFTTQSLRTIWRFNVIIIIVNNAAIGIVTSFFLKYMNSIVKTFASALELMFTAVLCYFLFAIPIYINTALAIAVVSFAIYLYSQSPVVNTGKIRPLTSLREASQDKRMLLNSDDETDLEMDIV
- the LOC129247955 gene encoding gametocyte-specific factor 1, with amino-acid sequence MNEEEFILCPYNKSHQIIRYRMPGHMMKCRKNYRGPPLDQCMYNATHLVPMGTMDEHLESCRDYHQFHNTVFEKLADNCRPNK